Below is a genomic region from Bordetella pertussis 18323.
GCCGTGGCCGTGGCCTGGTTCTGGACCACGCCGGTCTGGGCCGACCTGCCCTTTTTCGCCGGCGTGGCGCTGTTCAGCACGCTCGGCCTGACGCTGATCACCCAGGGCTTTCGCATCGGGCCGGCTTCGGTGGTCGCGCCGTTCGACTACACCGGACTGCTGTGGGCCACGCTGCTGGGCTGGCTGTTCTGGCACGAAACGCCGGACCTGCTCGACTGCGTGGGCGCGGCATTCATTGCCAGCAGCGGCCTGTACATCGCCTGGCGCGCCACCAGCCGGCGCCGCAGCTAGGCGCCACCGGCTATTCCAGCGGCGGGTCGAAATGGCGCCGCAGCACCTGCGCCACGTTGGACTCCTCGGCCGCGCGGCGGGCCGCCGCCGCCAGCCTGGGACAGACGCTCTGAAACCATGGCGGCCCCGGCCGCCAGCGCGTCATGACCACGACATACAGGTCCAGCGCGCTGAAACGGCGGCCCAGCACGTGCGGCGCGCCAGCCCCGCGTTCGATCTCCTGCCACAGCTGCGCGCGCCGGTCGTGCACGCGCGTGCGCAGCAGTTCGGCCGCATCGCCCGGCAAGGTCCACTTGGCCGGATCGTCGCCGTAGGTGAAGGTGGCATACACGCCCGCCACCAGGCGCACCAGCGTGTTCCAGAAGCGCGCCCGTTCGGCGCTGCCGGGCGGCGGCGCCAGGCCGGCAGCCGGCGCCACATCGTGCAGGTGCATGACGATGGCCGCGCTTTCGGTCATGACTTCGCCATCGGGCAGCACCAGCGTCGGCACCTGGCCGGTCACGTTCAGGCTCAACAGCCGGTCGCGGCCCGGCCCCGGCTTCAGATAGGGCAAGTCCGTCAGGGTATAGGGCACATTGGCCAGCGCCAGGGCCATCTCGACGATGGCCGACCCGCACCCGCGCGAGCCGATCAGTTCGTACGTGCTCATGATCCGCCTCCTGAAACCGCGGCCGGCGCGACGCGCCATAGCGCGCCCTTGGCCGCATCGGTCAACACATAGATCCCGCCGTCGGGCCCCTGGCGCACATCGCGGATGCGCGCCTTGCGCTCGCCCAGCAGGCGCTCCTCGCTCGCCGTCGAGCTGCAGCCGGATCAGTTCTTCGCTGCCCAATGCGCCGATGAACAGCGAACCGCGCCATTGCGGATACCGGTCCGAGGTGTAGAACGCCATGCCGCTGATGGCCGGCGAGCGCCGCCACCAGTACCGCGGCTCCTGTCCGCCGGGCAGCGTGTCCCCCTTGGCCTCCGGAATCGGCAGGCCCGAGTAATTGATGCCGTGCGTGGCCAGCGGTCAGCCGTAATTGGCGCCGCGCACCACCACGTTGATTTCGTCGCCGCCGCGCGGACCATGCTCGTGCTCCCACAGCTGGCCGTTCCAGGGATTGAGCGCCATGCCCTGCGGATTGCGATGGCCGTACGACCAGATTTCCGGGCGCGCCCCGGCGTGGCCCACGAAGGGATTGTCGGCCGGGACCGAT
It encodes:
- a CDS encoding glutathione S-transferase yields the protein MSTYELIGSRGCGSAIVEMALALANVPYTLTDLPYLKPGPGRDRLLSLNVTGQVPTLVLPDGEVMTESAAIVMHLHDVAPAAGLAPPPGSAERARFWNTLVRLVAGVYATFTYGDDPAKWTLPGDAAELLRTRVHDRRAQLWQEIERGAGAPHVLGRRFSALDLYVVVMTRWRPGPPWFQSVCPRLAAAARRAAEESNVAQVLRRHFDPPLE